In Mycteria americana isolate JAX WOST 10 ecotype Jacksonville Zoo and Gardens chromosome 3, USCA_MyAme_1.0, whole genome shotgun sequence, a single genomic region encodes these proteins:
- the STON1 gene encoding stonin-1 isoform X3 — MCSTNPANWVTFDDEPLFQSPQKSVDNQSSCKANGLKLNLSSVHESSSRSSSTGSTPLSSPVVDFYLSPGPPSNSPLTTPTRDYPGSPCIPKPGIHILYPIPEWPSNANLLPSPRICSPLTSQNLSSLPLNTLPNDHPVKTSVSKSADEGSPNPPGSCEELGELSSAPGHFPYFQSDCAFSSPFWKEGCSLGTSPANVSTHRKDKVLDRSACHPKEKETCHDQKSLNQGSFSYICERLEHLQADSCQAAGSPPVPGAHAWHKLSPAVPCSLFTSRKADGWPFMLRIPEKKNMMSSRQWGPIYLRVLAGGVLQMYYEKGLEKPFREFQLQPHCKLSEPKLESYNVSGKIHTVKIECVSYTEKRRYHPKVEVIHEPEVEQMLKLGTTDYNDFTDFLVTVEEELMKLPTVSRQKRNYEEQEMTLEIVDNFWGKVTKAEGKLVESAVITHIYCLCFVNRSADCFLTLNDLELRKKDECYFEKEEEKKWIDILDCHFHNCVKAQEFEQSRIIKFMPPDACRLELMRFRTRYNGQDLPFSVKAVVAVQGAYVELQAFINMSSTAPIPTRLSSVKYCENIMIRFPVPTQWVKALWTMNLQRQKSLKAKMNRRACLGALHEVESDPVIQVSVGTAKYESAYRAVVWKIDRLPDKNSRHLHPRAVV, encoded by the exons ATGTGTTCCACAAATCCAGCAAATTGGGTCACCTTCGATGATGAGCCGCTCTTCCAGTCGCCTCAGAAATCGGTTGATAATCAGAGTAGTTGTAAAGCAAATGGCCTTAAACTGAATCTGTCTAGTGTGCATGAGTCTTCAAGCAGATCATCTTCTACAGGCAGCACTCCACTCTCGTCTCCTGTAGTTGACTTCTACCTAAGTCCTGGACCCCCCAGCAACTCTCCGCTTACTACACCTACCAGAGACTACCCAGGAAGTCCGTGCATCCCAAAGCCTGGGATTCACATCCTTTATCCCATCCCTGAATGGCCATCAAACGCTAACCTTCTTCCATCACCGAGGATTTGCTCACCCCTAACCTCACAGAACCTGAGCAGCCTTCCTTTGAACACCTTGCCTAATGACCATCCAGTTAAGACTTCGGTCTCCAAATCAGCAGATGAAGGAAGCCCTAATCCGCCAGGAAGCTGCGAGGAGTTAGGAGAGTTGTCGTCGGCACCAGGGCACTTCCCGTACTTCCAGAGCGACTGTGCTTTTTCCAGTCCCTTTTGGAAGGAAGGATGCTCGCTCGGCACATCACCAGCTAATGTCAGCACGCACAGGAAGGACAAAGTGCTCGACAGGAGCGCCTGTCATcctaaagagaaagaaacctGCCACGATCAGAAAAGCCTTAACCAGGGCTCCTTCAGCTACATCTGCGAGAGGCTTGAACACCTGCAAGCTGATAGCTGCCAGGCTGCGGGAAGCCCGCCCGTCCCCGGTGCTCACGCCTGGCACAAGCTCTCCCCCGCCGTCCCATGCAGCCTCTTCACGAGCCGGAAAGCGGATGGGTGGCCGTTCATGCTGAGGATTCCCGAAAAGAAGAACATGATGTCGTCTCGGCAATGGGGCCCTATTTACCTTCGTGTCCTCGCTGGAGGTGTACTGCAGATGTATTATGAAAAGGGTCTGGAGAAACCTTTTAGGGAATTCCAGCTGCAGCCACACTGTAAGCTGTCCGAACCCAAATTAGAGAGCTATAATGTCTCGGGAAAAATCCATACCGTGAAGATTGAGTGCGTGTCTTACACAGAGAAAAGGAGGTATCATCCCAAAGTAGAAGTGATCCACGAGCCAGAGGTTGAGCAGATGTTAAAGCTGGGCACCACAGATTATAACGACTTCACCGATTTCCTCGTAACGGTCGAGGAAGAGCTTATGAAACTTCCTACCGTTTCTAGACAAAAGAGGAATTATGAAGAGCAAGAAATGACTCTGGAAATAGTGGATAACTTTTGGGGGAAAGTCAccaaggcagaaggaaaactcGTAGAAAGTGCCGTCATCACACACATTTACTGCTTGTGTTTTGTGAACAGAAGTGCCGACTGCTTTCTAACCCTGAATGACCTGGAGCTCCGGAAGAAGGACGAGTGTTACTtcgagaaggaggaggagaagaaatggaTCGATATTCTCGATTGCCATTTCCATAACTGTGTCAAAGCGCAGGAATTCGAGCAATCACGAATTATTAAGTTTATGCCCCCGGATGCCTGTAGGCTGGAACTGATGCGTTTCAGGACACGGTATAATGGGCAAGACCTTCCCTTTTCTGTGAAGGCTGTGGTAGCCGTTCAGGGGGCATACGTTGAACTTCAGGCTTTTATAAACATGTCTTCAACTGCTCCAATTCCAACACGTTTATCCtctgtgaaatactgtgaaaacatTATGATACGCTTTCCCGTTCCCACGCAGTGGGTCAAAGCACTTTGGACCATGAACCTCCAAAGGCAGAAGTCCctaaaagcaaaaatgaataGGAGAGCATGCCTTGGCGCTTTACACGAGGTTGAATCTGATCCCGTAATACAAGTCTCGGTTGGAACAGCAAAATACGAGAGTGCCTACAGGGCTGTTGTGTGGAAGATAGACAGGCTTCCAGATAAAAACTCAA GACACCTCCATCCTCGAGCTGTTGTGTAA
- the STON1 gene encoding stonin-1 isoform X1: protein MCSTNPANWVTFDDEPLFQSPQKSVDNQSSCKANGLKLNLSSVHESSSRSSSTGSTPLSSPVVDFYLSPGPPSNSPLTTPTRDYPGSPCIPKPGIHILYPIPEWPSNANLLPSPRICSPLTSQNLSSLPLNTLPNDHPVKTSVSKSADEGSPNPPGSCEELGELSSAPGHFPYFQSDCAFSSPFWKEGCSLGTSPANVSTHRKDKVLDRSACHPKEKETCHDQKSLNQGSFSYICERLEHLQADSCQAAGSPPVPGAHAWHKLSPAVPCSLFTSRKADGWPFMLRIPEKKNMMSSRQWGPIYLRVLAGGVLQMYYEKGLEKPFREFQLQPHCKLSEPKLESYNVSGKIHTVKIECVSYTEKRRYHPKVEVIHEPEVEQMLKLGTTDYNDFTDFLVTVEEELMKLPTVSRQKRNYEEQEMTLEIVDNFWGKVTKAEGKLVESAVITHIYCLCFVNRSADCFLTLNDLELRKKDECYFEKEEEKKWIDILDCHFHNCVKAQEFEQSRIIKFMPPDACRLELMRFRTRYNGQDLPFSVKAVVAVQGAYVELQAFINMSSTAPIPTRLSSVKYCENIMIRFPVPTQWVKALWTMNLQRQKSLKAKMNRRACLGALHEVESDPVIQVSVGTAKYESAYRAVVWKIDRLPDKNSSSDHPHSLSYKLELGSDQEIPSDWYPFATVQFVIHDTCASGTEVKSLGIESDVQPQKHVVQKAFYSCQVEIEKKWIRLDGEDPDKAGNCLMQ, encoded by the exons ATGTGTTCCACAAATCCAGCAAATTGGGTCACCTTCGATGATGAGCCGCTCTTCCAGTCGCCTCAGAAATCGGTTGATAATCAGAGTAGTTGTAAAGCAAATGGCCTTAAACTGAATCTGTCTAGTGTGCATGAGTCTTCAAGCAGATCATCTTCTACAGGCAGCACTCCACTCTCGTCTCCTGTAGTTGACTTCTACCTAAGTCCTGGACCCCCCAGCAACTCTCCGCTTACTACACCTACCAGAGACTACCCAGGAAGTCCGTGCATCCCAAAGCCTGGGATTCACATCCTTTATCCCATCCCTGAATGGCCATCAAACGCTAACCTTCTTCCATCACCGAGGATTTGCTCACCCCTAACCTCACAGAACCTGAGCAGCCTTCCTTTGAACACCTTGCCTAATGACCATCCAGTTAAGACTTCGGTCTCCAAATCAGCAGATGAAGGAAGCCCTAATCCGCCAGGAAGCTGCGAGGAGTTAGGAGAGTTGTCGTCGGCACCAGGGCACTTCCCGTACTTCCAGAGCGACTGTGCTTTTTCCAGTCCCTTTTGGAAGGAAGGATGCTCGCTCGGCACATCACCAGCTAATGTCAGCACGCACAGGAAGGACAAAGTGCTCGACAGGAGCGCCTGTCATcctaaagagaaagaaacctGCCACGATCAGAAAAGCCTTAACCAGGGCTCCTTCAGCTACATCTGCGAGAGGCTTGAACACCTGCAAGCTGATAGCTGCCAGGCTGCGGGAAGCCCGCCCGTCCCCGGTGCTCACGCCTGGCACAAGCTCTCCCCCGCCGTCCCATGCAGCCTCTTCACGAGCCGGAAAGCGGATGGGTGGCCGTTCATGCTGAGGATTCCCGAAAAGAAGAACATGATGTCGTCTCGGCAATGGGGCCCTATTTACCTTCGTGTCCTCGCTGGAGGTGTACTGCAGATGTATTATGAAAAGGGTCTGGAGAAACCTTTTAGGGAATTCCAGCTGCAGCCACACTGTAAGCTGTCCGAACCCAAATTAGAGAGCTATAATGTCTCGGGAAAAATCCATACCGTGAAGATTGAGTGCGTGTCTTACACAGAGAAAAGGAGGTATCATCCCAAAGTAGAAGTGATCCACGAGCCAGAGGTTGAGCAGATGTTAAAGCTGGGCACCACAGATTATAACGACTTCACCGATTTCCTCGTAACGGTCGAGGAAGAGCTTATGAAACTTCCTACCGTTTCTAGACAAAAGAGGAATTATGAAGAGCAAGAAATGACTCTGGAAATAGTGGATAACTTTTGGGGGAAAGTCAccaaggcagaaggaaaactcGTAGAAAGTGCCGTCATCACACACATTTACTGCTTGTGTTTTGTGAACAGAAGTGCCGACTGCTTTCTAACCCTGAATGACCTGGAGCTCCGGAAGAAGGACGAGTGTTACTtcgagaaggaggaggagaagaaatggaTCGATATTCTCGATTGCCATTTCCATAACTGTGTCAAAGCGCAGGAATTCGAGCAATCACGAATTATTAAGTTTATGCCCCCGGATGCCTGTAGGCTGGAACTGATGCGTTTCAGGACACGGTATAATGGGCAAGACCTTCCCTTTTCTGTGAAGGCTGTGGTAGCCGTTCAGGGGGCATACGTTGAACTTCAGGCTTTTATAAACATGTCTTCAACTGCTCCAATTCCAACACGTTTATCCtctgtgaaatactgtgaaaacatTATGATACGCTTTCCCGTTCCCACGCAGTGGGTCAAAGCACTTTGGACCATGAACCTCCAAAGGCAGAAGTCCctaaaagcaaaaatgaataGGAGAGCATGCCTTGGCGCTTTACACGAGGTTGAATCTGATCCCGTAATACAAGTCTCGGTTGGAACAGCAAAATACGAGAGTGCCTACAGGGCTGTTGTGTGGAAGATAGACAGGCTTCCAGATAAAAACTCAA gttCAGATCATCCACACAGCCTGTCTTACAAACTGGAACTCGGATCAGACCAGGAAATCCCGTCTGACTGGTATCCGTTTGCTACTGTCCAGTTTGTCATTCATGATACCTGCGCCTCAGGAACAGAAGTCAAGTCACTGGGCATAGAGAGCGATGTGCAGCCCCAGAAACACGTGGTTCAGAAAGCTTTTTACAGTTGCCAG GTTGAAATTGAAAAGAAGTGGATTAGGCTTGATGGAGAAGATCCAGATAAGGCTGGCAACTGCCTAATGCAGTAA
- the STON1 gene encoding stonin-1 isoform X2 has translation MCSTNPANWVTFDDEPLFQSPQKSVDNQSSCKANGLKLNLSSVHESSSRSSSTGSTPLSSPVVDFYLSPGPPSNSPLTTPTRDYPGSPCIPKPGIHILYPIPEWPSNANLLPSPRICSPLTSQNLSSLPLNTLPNDHPVKTSVSKSADEGSPNPPGSCEELGELSSAPGHFPYFQSDCAFSSPFWKEGCSLGTSPANVSTHRKDKVLDRSACHPKEKETCHDQKSLNQGSFSYICERLEHLQADSCQAAGSPPVPGAHAWHKLSPAVPCSLFTSRKADGWPFMLRIPEKKNMMSSRQWGPIYLRVLAGGVLQMYYEKGLEKPFREFQLQPHCKLSEPKLESYNVSGKIHTVKIECVSYTEKRRYHPKVEVIHEPEVEQMLKLGTTDYNDFTDFLVTVEEELMKLPTVSRQKRNYEEQEMTLEIVDNFWGKVTKAEGKLVESAVITHIYCLCFVNRSADCFLTLNDLELRKKDECYFEKEEEKKWIDILDCHFHNCVKAQEFEQSRIIKFMPPDACRLELMRFRTRYNGQDLPFSVKAVVAVQGAYVELQAFINMSSTAPIPTRLSSVKYCENIMIRFPVPTQWVKALWTMNLQRQKSLKAKMNRRACLGALHEVESDPVIQVSVGTAKYESAYRAVVWKIDRLPDKNSTDGKKLLRAPTTA, from the exons ATGTGTTCCACAAATCCAGCAAATTGGGTCACCTTCGATGATGAGCCGCTCTTCCAGTCGCCTCAGAAATCGGTTGATAATCAGAGTAGTTGTAAAGCAAATGGCCTTAAACTGAATCTGTCTAGTGTGCATGAGTCTTCAAGCAGATCATCTTCTACAGGCAGCACTCCACTCTCGTCTCCTGTAGTTGACTTCTACCTAAGTCCTGGACCCCCCAGCAACTCTCCGCTTACTACACCTACCAGAGACTACCCAGGAAGTCCGTGCATCCCAAAGCCTGGGATTCACATCCTTTATCCCATCCCTGAATGGCCATCAAACGCTAACCTTCTTCCATCACCGAGGATTTGCTCACCCCTAACCTCACAGAACCTGAGCAGCCTTCCTTTGAACACCTTGCCTAATGACCATCCAGTTAAGACTTCGGTCTCCAAATCAGCAGATGAAGGAAGCCCTAATCCGCCAGGAAGCTGCGAGGAGTTAGGAGAGTTGTCGTCGGCACCAGGGCACTTCCCGTACTTCCAGAGCGACTGTGCTTTTTCCAGTCCCTTTTGGAAGGAAGGATGCTCGCTCGGCACATCACCAGCTAATGTCAGCACGCACAGGAAGGACAAAGTGCTCGACAGGAGCGCCTGTCATcctaaagagaaagaaacctGCCACGATCAGAAAAGCCTTAACCAGGGCTCCTTCAGCTACATCTGCGAGAGGCTTGAACACCTGCAAGCTGATAGCTGCCAGGCTGCGGGAAGCCCGCCCGTCCCCGGTGCTCACGCCTGGCACAAGCTCTCCCCCGCCGTCCCATGCAGCCTCTTCACGAGCCGGAAAGCGGATGGGTGGCCGTTCATGCTGAGGATTCCCGAAAAGAAGAACATGATGTCGTCTCGGCAATGGGGCCCTATTTACCTTCGTGTCCTCGCTGGAGGTGTACTGCAGATGTATTATGAAAAGGGTCTGGAGAAACCTTTTAGGGAATTCCAGCTGCAGCCACACTGTAAGCTGTCCGAACCCAAATTAGAGAGCTATAATGTCTCGGGAAAAATCCATACCGTGAAGATTGAGTGCGTGTCTTACACAGAGAAAAGGAGGTATCATCCCAAAGTAGAAGTGATCCACGAGCCAGAGGTTGAGCAGATGTTAAAGCTGGGCACCACAGATTATAACGACTTCACCGATTTCCTCGTAACGGTCGAGGAAGAGCTTATGAAACTTCCTACCGTTTCTAGACAAAAGAGGAATTATGAAGAGCAAGAAATGACTCTGGAAATAGTGGATAACTTTTGGGGGAAAGTCAccaaggcagaaggaaaactcGTAGAAAGTGCCGTCATCACACACATTTACTGCTTGTGTTTTGTGAACAGAAGTGCCGACTGCTTTCTAACCCTGAATGACCTGGAGCTCCGGAAGAAGGACGAGTGTTACTtcgagaaggaggaggagaagaaatggaTCGATATTCTCGATTGCCATTTCCATAACTGTGTCAAAGCGCAGGAATTCGAGCAATCACGAATTATTAAGTTTATGCCCCCGGATGCCTGTAGGCTGGAACTGATGCGTTTCAGGACACGGTATAATGGGCAAGACCTTCCCTTTTCTGTGAAGGCTGTGGTAGCCGTTCAGGGGGCATACGTTGAACTTCAGGCTTTTATAAACATGTCTTCAACTGCTCCAATTCCAACACGTTTATCCtctgtgaaatactgtgaaaacatTATGATACGCTTTCCCGTTCCCACGCAGTGGGTCAAAGCACTTTGGACCATGAACCTCCAAAGGCAGAAGTCCctaaaagcaaaaatgaataGGAGAGCATGCCTTGGCGCTTTACACGAGGTTGAATCTGATCCCGTAATACAAGTCTCGGTTGGAACAGCAAAATACGAGAGTGCCTACAGGGCTGTTGTGTGGAAGATAGACAGGCTTCCAGATAAAAACTCAA CTGATGGGAAGAAGTTGCTCCGTGCTCCTACCACAGCCTAG
- the STON1 gene encoding stonin-1 isoform X4 produces the protein MCSTNPANWVTFDDEPLFQSPQKSVDNQSSCKANGLKLNLSSVHESSSRSSSTGSTPLSSPVVDFYLSPGPPSNSPLTTPTRDYPGSPCIPKPGIHILYPIPEWPSNANLLPSPRICSPLTSQNLSSLPLNTLPNDHPVKTSVSKSADEGSPNPPGSCEELGELSSAPGHFPYFQSDCAFSSPFWKEGCSLGTSPANVSTHRKDKVLDRSACHPKEKETCHDQKSLNQGSFSYICERLEHLQADSCQAAGSPPVPGAHAWHKLSPAVPCSLFTSRKADGWPFMLRIPEKKNMMSSRQWGPIYLRVLAGGVLQMYYEKGLEKPFREFQLQPHCKLSEPKLESYNVSGKIHTVKIECVSYTEKRRYHPKVEVIHEPEVEQMLKLGTTDYNDFTDFLVTVEEELMKLPTVSRQKRNYEEQEMTLEIVDNFWGKVTKAEGKLVESAVITHIYCLCFVNRSADCFLTLNDLELRKKDECYFEKEEEKKWIDILDCHFHNCVKAQEFEQSRIIKFMPPDACRLELMRFRTRYNGQDLPFSVKAVVAVQGAYVELQAFINMSSTAPIPTRLSSVKYCENIMIRFPVPTQWVKALWTMNLQRQKSLKAKMNRRACLGALHEVESDPVIQVSVGTAKYESAYRAVVWKIDRLPDKNSSK, from the coding sequence ATGTGTTCCACAAATCCAGCAAATTGGGTCACCTTCGATGATGAGCCGCTCTTCCAGTCGCCTCAGAAATCGGTTGATAATCAGAGTAGTTGTAAAGCAAATGGCCTTAAACTGAATCTGTCTAGTGTGCATGAGTCTTCAAGCAGATCATCTTCTACAGGCAGCACTCCACTCTCGTCTCCTGTAGTTGACTTCTACCTAAGTCCTGGACCCCCCAGCAACTCTCCGCTTACTACACCTACCAGAGACTACCCAGGAAGTCCGTGCATCCCAAAGCCTGGGATTCACATCCTTTATCCCATCCCTGAATGGCCATCAAACGCTAACCTTCTTCCATCACCGAGGATTTGCTCACCCCTAACCTCACAGAACCTGAGCAGCCTTCCTTTGAACACCTTGCCTAATGACCATCCAGTTAAGACTTCGGTCTCCAAATCAGCAGATGAAGGAAGCCCTAATCCGCCAGGAAGCTGCGAGGAGTTAGGAGAGTTGTCGTCGGCACCAGGGCACTTCCCGTACTTCCAGAGCGACTGTGCTTTTTCCAGTCCCTTTTGGAAGGAAGGATGCTCGCTCGGCACATCACCAGCTAATGTCAGCACGCACAGGAAGGACAAAGTGCTCGACAGGAGCGCCTGTCATcctaaagagaaagaaacctGCCACGATCAGAAAAGCCTTAACCAGGGCTCCTTCAGCTACATCTGCGAGAGGCTTGAACACCTGCAAGCTGATAGCTGCCAGGCTGCGGGAAGCCCGCCCGTCCCCGGTGCTCACGCCTGGCACAAGCTCTCCCCCGCCGTCCCATGCAGCCTCTTCACGAGCCGGAAAGCGGATGGGTGGCCGTTCATGCTGAGGATTCCCGAAAAGAAGAACATGATGTCGTCTCGGCAATGGGGCCCTATTTACCTTCGTGTCCTCGCTGGAGGTGTACTGCAGATGTATTATGAAAAGGGTCTGGAGAAACCTTTTAGGGAATTCCAGCTGCAGCCACACTGTAAGCTGTCCGAACCCAAATTAGAGAGCTATAATGTCTCGGGAAAAATCCATACCGTGAAGATTGAGTGCGTGTCTTACACAGAGAAAAGGAGGTATCATCCCAAAGTAGAAGTGATCCACGAGCCAGAGGTTGAGCAGATGTTAAAGCTGGGCACCACAGATTATAACGACTTCACCGATTTCCTCGTAACGGTCGAGGAAGAGCTTATGAAACTTCCTACCGTTTCTAGACAAAAGAGGAATTATGAAGAGCAAGAAATGACTCTGGAAATAGTGGATAACTTTTGGGGGAAAGTCAccaaggcagaaggaaaactcGTAGAAAGTGCCGTCATCACACACATTTACTGCTTGTGTTTTGTGAACAGAAGTGCCGACTGCTTTCTAACCCTGAATGACCTGGAGCTCCGGAAGAAGGACGAGTGTTACTtcgagaaggaggaggagaagaaatggaTCGATATTCTCGATTGCCATTTCCATAACTGTGTCAAAGCGCAGGAATTCGAGCAATCACGAATTATTAAGTTTATGCCCCCGGATGCCTGTAGGCTGGAACTGATGCGTTTCAGGACACGGTATAATGGGCAAGACCTTCCCTTTTCTGTGAAGGCTGTGGTAGCCGTTCAGGGGGCATACGTTGAACTTCAGGCTTTTATAAACATGTCTTCAACTGCTCCAATTCCAACACGTTTATCCtctgtgaaatactgtgaaaacatTATGATACGCTTTCCCGTTCCCACGCAGTGGGTCAAAGCACTTTGGACCATGAACCTCCAAAGGCAGAAGTCCctaaaagcaaaaatgaataGGAGAGCATGCCTTGGCGCTTTACACGAGGTTGAATCTGATCCCGTAATACAAGTCTCGGTTGGAACAGCAAAATACGAGAGTGCCTACAGGGCTGTTGTGTGGAAGATAGACAGGCTTCCAGATAAAAACTCAAGTAAATAA
- the GTF2A1L gene encoding TFIIA-alpha and beta-like factor produces the protein MAHANPVPKLYKSVIEDVIEGVRELFAEEGLEEQVLKDLKQLWETKVMQSKATEGFFRHSHHTPQFTLQLPHNFHRVLQASAASLVIPTGRGFQHFTAADLGASRMGATLTLPSGIAYPIHVPAGVTLQTASGHLYKVNVPVMVTQAPGDASVLHHPVQQIFQSLGQPSVLQANIASAAQVNASSAPAAAETLQPQETAVQQTMVFQPNVMEKKHLESSANTTLVQQPSVSQQQLATNAVLNQHADATEKSQHSNLYTAVFTPESSEGFSPAESLANDSSSVLLDVEGQLDVEPQESVQQQVSDDIIDLIITGKSLDEYAVLKVQDSISFSDKMEPTEQMESNLQSEKDICSDIEGIIQLDGTGDVSPKEEIPHTKDREENESIGIIESEDLKVLEDEEDDDEECDSISNTESSSSGGDNEEPQIDIVEEDPLNSGDDVSEQDTPDLFDTDNVIVCQYEKIHRSKNKWKFYLKDGVMSFEGKDHVFAKAIGDAEW, from the exons ATGGCTCACGCTAACCCCGTG cCTAAACTATACAAGTCCGTTATCGAAGATGTTATTGAAGGTGTGCGGGAACTCTTTGCAGAAGAGGGTTTAGAGGAACAAGTTCTAAAAGACTTGAAGCAG CTTTGGGAAACCAAGGTGATGCAGTCTAAAGCAACAGAAGGCTTCTTCAGACATAGCCACCATACTCCACAGTTTACCCTGCAGTTGCCGCACAATTTTCACCGCGTTCTGCAGGCTTCAGCAG cttctttaGTCATCCCAACTGGCAGAGGTTTTCAGCATTTCACAGCGGCAGACCTG GGTGCATCACGAATGGGTGCAACTCTTACTCTCCCTTCGGGTATTGCTTATCCTATACATGTACCAGCTGGAGTGACGCTACAGACAGCATCTG GGCACCTTTATAAGGTAAATGTGCCTGTTATGGTTACACAGGCCCCAGGAGATGCAAGTGTTCTACATCATCCTGTTCAGCAGATATTTCAGTCCCTTGGGCAACCTTCAGTTCTGCAAGCCAACATTGCCAGTGCTGCACAGGTGAATGCATCTTCTGCCCCGGCAGCTGCTGAAACGTTGCAACCCCAGGAGACTGCTGTCCAACAAACCATGGTATTTCAACCaaatgtcatggaaaaaaaacacctgGAGAGCTCTGCCAATACTACATTGGTCCAGCAGCCTTCTGTGAGTCAGCAGCAACTTGCAACTAATGCAGTGTTGAACCAGCATGCAGACGCAACAGAAAAATCCCAGCACAGCAATCTTTATACAGCTGTGTTTACTCCAGAATCCTCTGAAGGGTTTTCTCCTGCTGAGTCCTTGGCAAATGACTCGAGCAGTGTACTGCTGGATGTGGAGGGGCAGTTAGACGTTGAGCCTCAGGAGTCGGTGCAACAGCAGGTGTCTGATGATATCATTGACCTGATTATCACAGGCAAAAGTTTGGATGAGTATGCTGTTCTGAAAGTTCAGGacagcatttctttctctgacaaG ATGGAACCTACTGAGCAGATGGAATCTAATTTACAATCAGAGAAGGATATCTGCAGTGACATTGAAGGCATAATTCAGCTAGATGGAACTGGTGATGTTTCTCCCAAGGAAGAAATACCACATACAAAAGATAGGGAAGAGAATGAATCCATTGGCATTATTGAATCGGAGGATCTAAAAGTTctggaggatgaggaagatgatgatgaagaatgTGACAGTATTTCAAACACGGAGTCTAGCAGCAGCGGTGGTGATAATGAAGAGCCCCAAATAGATATAGTTGAAGAG GACCCCTTAAATTCTGGTGATGATGTCAGCGAACAGGACACTCCAGACTTGTTTGACACTGACAATGTGATAGTTTGTCAGTATGAGAAG aTACATCGAAGTAAGAACAAATGGAAGTTCTACTTAAAAGATGGAGTGATGTCCTTTGAGGGTAAAGACCACGTTTTTGCAAAAGCCATTGGAGATGCGGAGTGGTGA